In Sebaldella sp. S0638, the following are encoded in one genomic region:
- a CDS encoding M48 family metalloprotease, which yields MEDYAELLTKNTRTNRMNLLVQYVVIIADILLLGLFLKNGFGLFSIVFFLILVFISSYGNILFLKKSRLETFDNIGKYNNEEVRDIISEIFLNINKKEKPNIYIISSSTVNAFVTDSIIKGIAPLNGLYLSEDLFSNLKTEELKSVIYHELGHYYYFMSPFSKNILPLDIFSVLFPFFLFLVSGFTSIFSLFFLVFSFSAFVRYLTFKNIKDNEYLSDFFSAQKNGLLNIVNGLIVVSKINEIDSKIVRYLAERITRDKQRLSFQDFDFYYDTLRKEIPYEFQNFDEISQLIDDFLYDGSDENIPEINKESYYYQEIDGWEKFDLNHDFRISEEEYPLLIETLINSELNETAEQKVYDERYNITHPSLRNRILFLEDNKEYLDI from the coding sequence ATGGAAGATTACGCTGAATTGTTAACCAAAAATACAAGAACAAATAGAATGAACCTGCTGGTGCAGTATGTTGTTATAATAGCAGATATTTTACTGCTGGGATTATTTCTGAAAAACGGTTTCGGGCTGTTTTCAATAGTATTTTTTCTGATTCTGGTATTTATTTCTTCATACGGGAATATACTTTTCCTGAAAAAGAGCAGACTGGAAACTTTTGATAATATAGGGAAATATAATAATGAAGAAGTCCGTGATATAATAAGCGAGATATTTTTAAATATAAATAAAAAGGAAAAGCCGAATATTTATATTATATCTTCAAGTACAGTTAACGCTTTTGTTACTGACAGCATAATAAAAGGCATAGCTCCTCTGAATGGTTTATACCTGTCCGAGGATTTATTCAGCAATCTGAAAACTGAAGAATTAAAGTCTGTAATATACCATGAACTCGGACATTATTATTATTTTATGAGTCCGTTTTCCAAAAATATCCTTCCTTTGGATATTTTTTCGGTATTATTTCCGTTTTTTCTTTTTTTAGTATCAGGATTTACATCAATATTTTCATTATTCTTTCTGGTTTTTTCATTTAGTGCTTTTGTTAGATATCTGACTTTTAAGAATATAAAAGATAATGAGTATCTGAGTGACTTTTTTTCTGCACAGAAAAACGGTCTTTTGAATATAGTAAACGGATTAATAGTAGTAAGCAAGATAAATGAAATAGACAGTAAAATAGTGAGATACCTTGCAGAAAGAATAACAAGGGACAAGCAGAGACTTTCTTTTCAGGATTTTGATTTTTATTATGATACTCTGAGAAAAGAAATACCATATGAATTTCAAAACTTTGATGAAATATCCCAGCTTATAGATGACTTTTTATATGACGGTTCAGATGAGAATATTCCTGAAATAAATAAGGAAAGTTATTATTATCAGGAGATAGACGGCTGGGAAAAGTTCGATCTGAATCATGATTTCAGAATTTCTGAAGAAGAGTATCCTTTGCTTATAGAAACTCTTATAAACAGTGAACTTAATGAAACAGCAGAGCAGAAAGTCTATGATGAACGTTATAATATTACGCATCCTTCATTAAGAAACAGAATATTGTTTTTAGAGGATAACAAAGAATATCTGGATATTTAG
- a CDS encoding MBL fold metallo-hydrolase — translation MYILIISVIIAVLAYLRYFPLGYDEEKHIEEIMNQNKKDFYSGNFRKRYFNPWKKDNRNIFHSIKWFLEKKPDYNYEKGKYFPKNNSITAEELKNLLNSEKDFIIWIGHNTTLIKLREHFFLCDPVFSEKIFFTKRRTRVGIDVETLNKAFEGKRLNVLITHNHYDHLDMNSLKKLNITGYVYMPAGVKKLFRDMGIKEIREMNWRESTVLGGLTINFLPAQHYSHRIAQGKNRSLWGSYIIETESGDVFIGGDSGYFGGYKEFGERFNVKYAVLPVGGYETRWFAAYEHMNVEDSLRAAEDLKCDVMIPVHWGAFHLGVEPPDYTGFRFDEIVKNNKNIADTIKLINLGEVFFLC, via the coding sequence ATGTATATTTTGATAATATCTGTAATAATAGCAGTTTTAGCTTATTTGAGATATTTTCCCCTTGGTTATGATGAAGAGAAACACATAGAAGAAATAATGAATCAAAATAAAAAGGACTTTTATTCCGGGAATTTCAGAAAAAGATACTTTAATCCGTGGAAAAAAGATAACAGAAATATATTTCACAGTATAAAATGGTTTTTGGAGAAAAAACCGGATTATAATTATGAAAAGGGGAAGTATTTTCCCAAGAATAATAGTATTACAGCAGAAGAACTGAAAAATTTGCTTAATAGTGAAAAAGACTTTATAATATGGATAGGGCATAATACTACTCTTATAAAATTAAGAGAGCATTTTTTCCTGTGTGATCCTGTTTTTTCAGAAAAGATATTTTTTACCAAAAGACGTACAAGGGTTGGAATAGATGTGGAAACATTAAATAAGGCATTTGAAGGTAAAAGGCTTAATGTTCTTATTACTCATAACCATTATGATCATTTGGATATGAATTCATTGAAAAAGCTAAATATAACAGGTTATGTTTATATGCCTGCGGGAGTGAAAAAACTCTTTAGGGATATGGGAATAAAAGAGATCAGGGAAATGAACTGGCGGGAAAGCACAGTGCTTGGAGGACTTACAATTAATTTTCTTCCTGCACAGCACTATTCACACAGAATAGCACAAGGGAAAAACAGGTCTTTGTGGGGCAGCTATATTATAGAAACCGAAAGCGGGGATGTTTTCATAGGAGGAGATTCAGGTTATTTCGGCGGATATAAGGAGTTCGGAGAAAGATTCAATGTGAAATACGCTGTTCTTCCTGTGGGGGGATACGAGACAAGATGGTTTGCGGCTTATGAGCATATGAATGTGGAAGATTCTCTCAGGGCAGCTGAGGATTTGAAATGTGATGTTATGATTCCTGTACATTGGGGAGCATTTCATCTGGGAGTAGAGCCTCCTGATTATACAGGTTTTAGATTTGACGAGATAGTAAAAAATAATAAAAATATCGCAGATACAATAAAATTAATTAATTTAGGAGAAGTATTTTTTCTTTGTTAA
- a CDS encoding GAF domain-containing protein: protein MDYELLLKSYAGLVENENDFTATLANTSAFIFNTVKGLNWAGFYLSSGEELILGPFQGKPACTRIKYGNGVCGTAVSRDATMVVDNVHEFEGHIACDGASNSEIVVPLHKNGVIIGVLDVDSPEFSRFGSEEKEFFEKIAKIIEEKIQ, encoded by the coding sequence ATGGATTATGAGCTTTTACTAAAGAGTTATGCGGGACTTGTGGAGAATGAAAATGATTTTACAGCAACACTGGCAAATACAAGTGCATTTATATTTAATACTGTAAAGGGATTGAACTGGGCGGGATTTTATCTGTCGTCAGGAGAGGAACTGATATTAGGGCCTTTTCAGGGGAAACCTGCATGTACCAGAATAAAATACGGAAACGGGGTATGCGGAACTGCGGTGAGCAGGGATGCGACTATGGTCGTGGATAATGTCCATGAATTCGAGGGACATATAGCATGTGACGGCGCTTCGAATTCTGAGATAGTAGTTCCTTTACATAAAAATGGAGTAATAATAGGTGTATTGGATGTAGACAGTCCGGAATTTTCAAGGTTCGGGAGTGAAGAGAAAGAGTTTTTTGAAAAGATCGCAAAGATCATAGAAGAAAAAATCCAATAA
- a CDS encoding helix-turn-helix transcriptional regulator, translating into MEVEYLEKLAEFFKVFGDRTRLNILKLLLEQELNVTEISEKLDMNSSAISHQLRVLRAANLVKTRKDGKEVFYMLSDDHVKKIYEVGLEHVME; encoded by the coding sequence ATGGAAGTGGAATATTTAGAAAAACTGGCTGAATTTTTTAAGGTATTCGGCGACAGAACAAGACTTAATATATTAAAACTGTTGTTGGAGCAGGAACTGAATGTAACGGAAATATCAGAAAAACTGGATATGAACAGTTCGGCAATATCACATCAGTTACGTGTGCTGAGAGCGGCTAATCTGGTGAAGACCAGAAAAGACGGGAAGGAAGTGTTTTATATGCTTTCTGATGACCATGTAAAGAAGATTTATGAGGTAGGATTGGAACACGTTATGGAGTAA